Proteins encoded by one window of Bryobacteraceae bacterium:
- a CDS encoding acyl-CoA thioester hydrolase/BAAT C-terminal domain-containing protein codes for MILPFVLAAAAAFAQAPEDRWTQHRVTSRSSPAPEPGAEREKIPSLVEGVRDGKQWAREKRPELMRLWMRILGGVDPPASGQKWFGDIRKARVLDSQDRGAYERIHLELPMETDFWQPHLLLVPKGQGKGPFPAVIAWTSTTPDYTQPEQWWGAWLASRGYVVLTGWSFIRNYRGGGSYRGGIPDKLYERYGRWLPMGKMVHDVRREAEFLRARKDVDGKRIGFIGFSLSAKTAVYVAAFAQEIAATVALDPHIAVNGGTNWYAPWYLDWMREWPGHARVIDLLNPDKARPGFEHDHHELLALAAPRPFLLIGGSQKEDTGGDSDDLQSWGYFNRAREVYQLLGVEDRIGFASTNDGHKANGPAIDPAWQGFFEKWLKHR; via the coding sequence ATGATCCTTCCATTCGTGCTGGCCGCGGCGGCGGCGTTCGCGCAGGCTCCCGAGGACCGCTGGACGCAGCACCGCGTGACGTCGCGGTCCAGCCCGGCGCCAGAGCCGGGCGCGGAGCGGGAGAAGATCCCTTCGCTGGTGGAAGGCGTCCGGGACGGCAAGCAGTGGGCTCGCGAGAAGCGGCCGGAGCTGATGCGGCTGTGGATGCGGATTCTGGGCGGCGTGGATCCGCCGGCATCGGGGCAAAAGTGGTTTGGCGATATCCGGAAGGCTCGCGTGCTCGACTCGCAGGACCGAGGCGCTTACGAGCGGATTCATCTCGAACTGCCGATGGAGACGGACTTCTGGCAGCCGCACCTGCTCTTGGTTCCGAAGGGACAGGGAAAGGGTCCGTTCCCGGCGGTGATCGCGTGGACGTCGACGACGCCGGACTACACCCAGCCGGAGCAGTGGTGGGGAGCGTGGCTCGCGTCCCGCGGGTACGTAGTGCTCACCGGATGGTCATTCATCCGCAACTACCGGGGCGGAGGTTCGTATCGTGGTGGGATTCCGGACAAGCTGTACGAACGGTACGGACGATGGCTGCCGATGGGCAAGATGGTGCACGACGTCCGGCGCGAGGCCGAGTTCCTGCGGGCGCGCAAGGATGTGGACGGCAAGCGGATCGGGTTTATCGGGTTCTCACTGAGCGCCAAGACGGCAGTATACGTAGCAGCGTTCGCGCAGGAGATCGCGGCGACGGTAGCGCTCGACCCGCATATCGCCGTGAACGGCGGCACAAACTGGTATGCGCCATGGTATCTCGACTGGATGCGTGAGTGGCCGGGACACGCGCGCGTGATCGACCTGCTGAATCCCGACAAAGCGCGGCCCGGCTTCGAGCACGACCATCATGAACTGCTGGCGCTGGCGGCGCCACGGCCGTTCCTGCTGATCGGCGGCAGCCAGAAGGAAGATACGGGCGGCGACTCCGACGACTTGCAAAGCTGGGGCTACTTCAATCGGGCTCGCGAGGTTTACCAGCTCCTGGGGGTGGAGGATCGGATCGGGTTTGCGTCGACCAACGACGGGCACAAGGCGAATGGTCCGGCGATCGACCCGGCGTGGCAGGGCTTCTTCGAAAAATGGTTAAAGCATCGATAG
- a CDS encoding ATP-binding protein — MNSTAAHQPGLPPDPANSPSGGDPGAMPLDLETQASAARSLRARAGAVLVLVGGLIVSLLAWRAAVDRDRESWRRAYESAVRDRVAVILREFETQSDRIRWAGTVSPERAARISPNLALIHTSSPADSPRLISEGGQAAAWLERMASGDILQAAIRRAQSTGRPAMSQRLDPDIADAAANDARVAVAVPVETGVVAGVLSVKDVVERALGQLAPFGINIVVEDRDSAPVERLYLHLSRVAKDSSATTELYSLANPSAATDWRRAVVVEALGRRWQIACQPVDSAIPGFSLGALASGLMMTLLAAWLTWLNGNRRHRVESAVRLRTQALVEAIGRLRDEIGQRQEAEIELARARDRALESSRLKSEFLTNVSHELRTPLHGVLGLTQLVLDSDIKGEQRDYLQTAYHSGQSLLGLLNELLDFNQIESNRLVIDAANFSPRACVEDVVKMLTWQAKQKGLLLYTETAPDVPGRVIGDGMRLRQVLVNLIGNAIKFTDHGEVRISVRATGQGRDGVQLEFCVADTGIGIGQEDHQTIFEAFRQVDGSMTRRRGGTGIGLSISRRLVELMQGHIWVSSEIGRGARFYFTIHVQPDTDPPSDGKSRPRGKSGRAKGDALRLLLVEDQPAHRLVVERMLQKMGHIVTVAEDGQAGFERWLKDDFDVVLTDIQMPVLDGIGMAEKMRRTDLTGERRVAIIALTAHASEAEKQRCLAAGLDGFLSKPFSEEELQQALATCQAAIGAA, encoded by the coding sequence ATGAACTCCACGGCTGCGCATCAGCCCGGCCTGCCTCCGGACCCGGCAAATAGTCCGTCCGGCGGCGACCCCGGCGCCATGCCTCTCGATCTCGAAACGCAGGCATCCGCCGCCAGATCCCTGCGCGCGAGAGCGGGGGCGGTCTTGGTGCTCGTGGGCGGCTTGATCGTAAGCCTCCTCGCATGGCGCGCTGCGGTGGACCGGGACCGTGAATCCTGGCGTCGCGCCTATGAATCCGCCGTTCGGGACCGCGTGGCCGTCATCCTGCGTGAGTTCGAGACCCAATCGGACCGCATCCGCTGGGCCGGCACCGTGTCACCGGAACGGGCCGCGCGCATCTCCCCAAACCTCGCCCTCATCCACACCTCATCTCCAGCCGACTCACCCCGCCTGATTTCGGAAGGCGGGCAGGCCGCGGCCTGGCTCGAACGGATGGCTTCCGGCGATATCCTGCAGGCGGCGATCCGGCGGGCGCAAAGCACCGGGAGGCCCGCGATGAGCCAGCGGCTGGATCCGGACATCGCCGACGCGGCCGCCAACGACGCGCGCGTCGCCGTCGCCGTACCCGTGGAGACCGGCGTCGTCGCCGGAGTGCTTTCCGTCAAGGATGTCGTTGAGCGCGCGCTTGGCCAACTGGCTCCGTTCGGCATCAACATCGTCGTCGAAGACCGCGACTCCGCGCCCGTGGAGCGGCTCTACCTGCATCTTTCCCGCGTCGCCAAGGACTCCTCGGCCACCACCGAACTCTATAGCCTCGCCAACCCCTCGGCGGCTACGGACTGGCGCCGCGCGGTGGTCGTCGAAGCGCTCGGCCGGCGCTGGCAGATCGCTTGCCAGCCCGTGGATTCGGCGATTCCCGGATTCTCGCTCGGCGCCCTCGCCTCCGGCCTCATGATGACGTTGCTCGCCGCCTGGCTCACCTGGCTCAACGGCAACCGCCGCCATCGTGTGGAAAGCGCCGTTCGGTTGCGGACCCAGGCGCTCGTCGAAGCCATCGGCCGTCTGCGCGACGAGATCGGCCAGCGTCAGGAAGCCGAAATCGAACTCGCCCGCGCCCGCGACCGCGCGCTCGAGTCTTCCCGTCTCAAATCCGAATTCCTCACCAACGTCAGCCACGAACTGCGCACTCCGCTCCACGGAGTCCTCGGGCTGACCCAGCTTGTGCTCGATTCCGACATCAAGGGCGAACAGCGGGACTATCTCCAGACGGCGTACCACTCCGGCCAGTCCCTTCTGGGCCTGCTCAATGAACTCCTGGACTTCAACCAGATCGAGTCGAATCGGCTAGTCATCGACGCGGCCAATTTCTCGCCGCGCGCCTGTGTCGAGGACGTGGTGAAGATGTTGACCTGGCAGGCCAAGCAGAAGGGGCTGCTCCTCTATACCGAAACCGCGCCCGACGTGCCCGGACGCGTCATTGGCGACGGGATGCGCCTGCGGCAGGTACTGGTCAATCTCATCGGCAACGCGATCAAGTTCACCGACCATGGCGAGGTCCGCATTTCGGTCCGCGCCACCGGCCAAGGCCGCGACGGAGTCCAACTCGAGTTCTGCGTGGCCGACACCGGCATCGGCATCGGCCAGGAAGATCATCAAACCATCTTCGAAGCGTTCCGCCAGGTGGATGGCTCCATGACACGGCGCCGCGGCGGCACCGGGATCGGCCTCTCCATTTCGCGCCGGCTGGTCGAACTGATGCAGGGCCACATCTGGGTTTCGAGCGAGATCGGCCGTGGCGCGCGCTTCTACTTCACCATTCACGTCCAGCCGGATACGGACCCGCCCTCCGACGGAAAGTCCCGTCCCCGCGGCAAGTCCGGCCGCGCCAAGGGCGACGCGCTGCGGCTCCTTCTCGTCGAGGATCAGCCCGCGCACCGGCTCGTCGTGGAACGAATGCTTCAGAAGATGGGCCACATCGTCACCGTCGCCGAAGACGGCCAGGCCGGCTTCGAACGCTGGCTCAAGGACGATTTCGACGTCGTGCTCACCGACATCCAGATGCCCGTGCTCGATGGCATCGGCATGGCCGAGAAAATGCGCCGTACGGACCTCACCGGCGAACGCCGCGTGGCGATCATCGCACTCACCGCGCACGCCTCAGAGGCCGAGAAACAGCGCTGTCTGGCCGCCGGGCTCGACGGGTTCCTGTCGAAACCGTTCTCCGAGGAAGAGCTGCAGCAGGCGCTTGCCACCTGCCAGGCGGCCATCGGCGCGGCCTAG
- a CDS encoding DUF1501 domain-containing protein, with the protein MKRRDMLRAAGAGFPALALAGLLGEEARAASKADAAPDPLAPRSPHFTPRAKRVIFLFMHGGPSQVDTFDYKPLLLRDHGKPLPFARPKVVSSETFNLLKSPWEFKQYGQSGAWVSDLFPHVAQVVDRLCFVKSMWGSNSRHGGALLELHTGSDTFVRPAMGSWITYGLGSENQSMPGFVTICPTQSHGGANNFASAFLPAPYAGTAIGAVGIPARDARIPFISNKETPRDIQRMELDLIQEINRDQLAVTGPDHDLEGRIESFELAFRMQNEAPGLQDISGESAATRALYGVDDPITEDFARQCLMARRLSERGVRFVQVSHTYKWDQHARLRRDHAQNAAEVDQPIAALIRDLDARGLLEDTLVVWGGEFGRTPTAQGSDGRDHNPEAFTYFLAGGGVKPGFSYGATDDYGYYSVEQKVHFHDLHATILHLLGLDHKRLTYRYAGRDFRLTDVHGNVVHDIMA; encoded by the coding sequence ATGAAACGCCGCGATATGCTCCGCGCCGCCGGCGCTGGTTTCCCTGCGCTCGCTCTCGCCGGGCTCCTCGGTGAGGAAGCGCGAGCCGCATCGAAGGCCGACGCCGCGCCGGACCCCCTCGCCCCTCGCTCGCCGCACTTCACGCCGCGCGCCAAGCGCGTCATTTTCCTGTTCATGCACGGCGGCCCCTCGCAGGTGGACACGTTCGACTACAAGCCCCTCCTGCTGCGCGACCACGGCAAGCCCCTCCCCTTCGCGCGCCCCAAGGTGGTTTCGAGCGAAACGTTCAATCTGCTCAAATCGCCGTGGGAGTTCAAACAATACGGCCAGAGCGGCGCTTGGGTGAGCGATCTGTTCCCCCATGTCGCCCAGGTTGTCGACCGGCTCTGCTTCGTCAAGTCCATGTGGGGATCGAACTCGCGGCATGGCGGCGCGCTGCTCGAACTGCACACCGGCAGCGACACCTTCGTCCGCCCGGCGATGGGCTCCTGGATCACCTACGGCCTCGGCAGCGAGAACCAAAGCATGCCCGGCTTCGTCACCATCTGCCCCACGCAAAGCCACGGCGGCGCGAACAACTTCGCCTCCGCCTTCCTCCCGGCGCCCTACGCCGGCACCGCCATTGGCGCCGTCGGCATCCCGGCCCGCGACGCCCGCATTCCGTTTATTTCAAACAAAGAGACGCCGCGAGACATCCAGCGCATGGAACTCGACCTCATCCAGGAGATCAATCGCGACCAACTCGCCGTCACCGGACCGGATCACGATCTCGAAGGCCGCATCGAATCGTTCGAACTCGCCTTCCGCATGCAGAACGAAGCGCCCGGCCTCCAGGACATCTCCGGCGAATCCGCCGCCACGCGCGCCCTCTACGGCGTCGACGACCCCATCACCGAAGACTTCGCCCGACAGTGCCTCATGGCCCGCCGGCTGTCCGAGCGCGGCGTCCGCTTCGTCCAGGTGAGCCACACCTATAAATGGGACCAGCACGCGCGCCTCCGCCGTGATCACGCGCAGAACGCCGCCGAGGTCGACCAGCCCATCGCCGCCTTGATCCGCGATCTCGACGCGCGTGGACTGCTCGAAGACACGCTCGTCGTCTGGGGCGGCGAATTCGGCCGCACGCCCACCGCGCAAGGTTCCGACGGCCGCGACCACAACCCGGAGGCCTTCACTTACTTCCTCGCCGGCGGCGGCGTGAAGCCCGGATTCTCCTACGGCGCCACCGACGACTACGGCTATTACTCGGTGGAGCAGAAGGTCCACTTCCACGACCTCCACGCCACCATCCTCCACCTGCTCGGGCTCGACCACAAACGCCTCACCTACCGTTACGCCGGGCGCGACTTCCGCCTCACCGACGTCCACGGCAACGTCGTCCACGACATCATGGCCTGA
- a CDS encoding PadR family transcriptional regulator, whose product MTRRQTAARGELLQGTLDMLILRTLRMGPAHGHQIAKHIQRSTDDFLQVEHGSLYPALHRLEGKGLLTASWEPAAKNLKRELKFYRLTPAGKRHLVAEESKWKRMTAAIARVMWPSEQES is encoded by the coding sequence ATGACCCGACGCCAAACCGCCGCCCGCGGCGAGCTCCTGCAAGGCACGCTCGACATGCTGATCCTCCGGACGCTCCGGATGGGGCCCGCGCACGGCCACCAGATCGCCAAACACATCCAGCGCAGCACCGACGACTTTCTCCAGGTGGAACACGGCTCTCTCTATCCGGCGCTTCACCGCCTGGAAGGGAAGGGACTCCTCACGGCGAGTTGGGAGCCGGCGGCGAAGAACCTGAAGCGCGAACTGAAGTTCTACCGGCTGACGCCCGCCGGAAAACGGCATCTGGTGGCCGAGGAGTCGAAATGGAAGCGGATGACGGCGGCGATCGCACGCGTCATGTGGCCGTCGGAGCAGGAGTCGTAA
- a CDS encoding ABC transporter permease: protein MDWRRKRDDDLNRELEAHLELEAEEQREAGLAPEDSRAAARRAFGNVGCVKEDVRRAWGWTRLEAMLLDFRYALRGLRKNPGFAFTAILTLGVAIGASTAVFTVVDSVILKSLAYEDSGRLVAVWEHAASIGGGAVGPNPRHTDYWAQRSNAFDGLTWCRQVVAGVALGTEPPRPVGAVYVHPNLFQVLRARPTLGRDFLPGEGKEGTPSVAILTHGAWKSLFAGDPGAVGKVIRTNGEPHEVVGVLPESFHFPGSNTLRAYRSGQQRSELSEPWMFVPIVFNMAEMEWNGNFGNFVTLGRLARGVSINAATAQLNAIQDRLSREIPGGANNRPGSLRASLQPMHEAVVGDSGQGIWLLMAAVAGLLLLACLNLANAQLGRALAAARDSGIRAALGAAKWRLLWRAVAENLLLSGIGGALGVVFAYAGLEFFRSHSPIDLPRLAEVRLNPAALLFSLAATIGAGMAAGLLPGIHGAASSHASLQAGARAAGSRTSHRLRRWLIGAQVCGCTLLLLMTGLFARSLLHLVRQEKGLVTARTAIAEVRLMPSFFKGPEQRIELIDGVLRTLRASPGVESAAYFSAMPFEGESWIEFARRPERRGDDVPMVNARWVSPGYFESTGQRLIAGRFFEERDRNLDSIVLSEAEAKVLWGDADPIGGAVNALGRDFTVIGVVADSRNVSLKAPPPKMIYIHYSYRPPGQTFFIARGTHAAGALPSILRDAIAKQSPHVTIARAKTLDSQLTDSLSPERFQTFVLIGFGASALLLAMLGIYGVLSYSVALRKQEIGVRMALGATKRSVYGLTMREAGAPVAAGLALGLGASVWSARIVENLLYGTKRVDFPVIALVLLLIAAAALAAAFVPARHAASIDPMDALRPD, encoded by the coding sequence ATGGACTGGCGGCGCAAGCGCGATGACGACTTGAACCGCGAACTGGAAGCGCATCTCGAACTCGAAGCCGAAGAGCAGCGCGAGGCCGGTCTCGCGCCCGAGGATTCGCGCGCCGCCGCCCGCCGCGCCTTCGGCAACGTCGGGTGTGTGAAGGAGGATGTGCGCCGCGCCTGGGGCTGGACACGGCTCGAGGCCATGCTCCTCGATTTCCGCTACGCACTGCGAGGCCTCCGCAAGAATCCCGGCTTCGCGTTCACCGCCATTCTCACGCTCGGCGTCGCCATCGGCGCGAGCACCGCCGTCTTCACCGTGGTCGACTCCGTAATCCTGAAGTCGCTCGCCTATGAAGACAGCGGGCGGCTGGTGGCTGTATGGGAGCACGCCGCCTCGATCGGCGGCGGAGCCGTCGGGCCCAACCCGCGCCATACCGATTATTGGGCGCAACGGTCGAACGCTTTCGATGGGCTCACGTGGTGCCGCCAGGTCGTCGCCGGCGTCGCGCTTGGCACGGAGCCGCCTCGGCCCGTTGGCGCCGTCTATGTCCACCCGAACCTGTTCCAGGTCTTGCGGGCGAGGCCGACGCTCGGAAGGGACTTCCTACCCGGCGAAGGCAAAGAAGGAACGCCTTCCGTGGCGATTCTCACGCATGGCGCATGGAAGTCCCTGTTCGCCGGCGACCCGGGCGCCGTCGGCAAGGTCATTCGCACCAACGGTGAGCCGCACGAGGTGGTCGGCGTGCTGCCGGAAAGCTTCCATTTCCCAGGCTCGAATACGCTGCGCGCCTATCGGTCCGGCCAGCAGCGGAGCGAACTGAGCGAACCGTGGATGTTCGTGCCGATCGTTTTCAACATGGCCGAAATGGAATGGAACGGAAACTTCGGCAACTTCGTGACGCTCGGCCGTCTCGCCCGCGGCGTGAGCATCAACGCGGCTACCGCGCAACTCAATGCGATCCAGGATCGACTCTCGCGGGAGATCCCCGGCGGCGCGAACAACCGGCCGGGAAGCCTCCGGGCGTCGCTCCAGCCGATGCACGAGGCGGTCGTCGGCGATTCCGGTCAGGGGATCTGGCTGCTGATGGCGGCCGTGGCCGGGCTCCTCCTGCTGGCCTGCCTGAACCTCGCCAACGCCCAGTTGGGCCGCGCGCTGGCCGCCGCCCGCGACAGCGGCATCCGTGCCGCGCTGGGAGCTGCGAAGTGGCGGCTGTTGTGGAGAGCCGTCGCCGAGAATCTCCTGCTGAGCGGCATCGGCGGCGCGCTCGGCGTCGTCTTCGCCTACGCCGGCCTGGAGTTCTTTCGTTCGCACTCGCCGATCGATCTGCCGCGGCTCGCCGAGGTGCGCCTGAATCCGGCCGCGCTCCTCTTCTCTCTCGCCGCCACCATCGGCGCGGGTATGGCCGCGGGCCTGCTGCCGGGCATTCACGGCGCTGCCTCATCTCACGCGTCGCTCCAGGCGGGGGCAAGAGCCGCCGGCAGCCGGACCAGTCATCGCCTTCGGCGCTGGCTCATCGGCGCGCAGGTGTGCGGCTGCACGCTACTACTGCTCATGACCGGCCTGTTCGCCCGCAGCCTTCTTCATCTGGTCCGCCAGGAGAAGGGCCTCGTCACCGCGCGGACGGCCATCGCCGAAGTACGGCTGATGCCGAGCTTCTTCAAAGGTCCCGAGCAGCGCATCGAACTGATCGACGGCGTCCTGCGCACGCTACGCGCGAGTCCCGGCGTCGAGTCCGCCGCCTACTTCAGCGCGATGCCGTTCGAGGGCGAAAGCTGGATCGAGTTCGCCCGCCGCCCGGAGAGGCGCGGCGACGACGTCCCGATGGTGAATGCGCGCTGGGTCAGCCCCGGCTACTTCGAGTCCACCGGGCAACGGCTGATCGCCGGCCGCTTCTTCGAAGAACGGGACCGGAACCTGGACAGCATCGTCCTTTCCGAGGCGGAAGCAAAGGTGCTGTGGGGCGACGCCGACCCCATTGGCGGCGCCGTGAATGCATTGGGCCGCGACTTCACCGTCATCGGCGTCGTCGCCGATTCCCGGAACGTTTCGCTCAAAGCTCCGCCGCCGAAGATGATTTACATTCACTACAGCTACCGTCCGCCCGGCCAGACGTTCTTCATCGCTCGCGGCACGCACGCCGCCGGGGCCCTGCCGTCGATCCTCCGCGACGCCATCGCGAAACAATCGCCCCACGTCACCATCGCCCGCGCCAAAACACTCGATTCTCAGTTGACGGACTCGCTTTCCCCGGAGCGTTTCCAAACCTTCGTGTTGATCGGCTTCGGCGCGTCGGCGCTGCTGCTCGCCATGCTCGGCATCTACGGTGTCCTTAGCTACTCGGTGGCGCTGCGCAAACAGGAGATCGGCGTCCGCATGGCGCTCGGAGCCACGAAACGGAGCGTCTATGGCCTCACCATGCGCGAAGCCGGCGCGCCCGTCGCGGCGGGGCTTGCGCTCGGGCTCGGCGCGAGCGTTTGGTCCGCGCGGATCGTCGAGAATCTGCTCTACGGAACTAAGCGCGTGGACTTTCCGGTGATCGCGCTGGTGCTGCTGCTGATCGCCGCCGCCGCCCTCGCGGCGGCTTTCGTTCCCGCGCGGCACGCCGCGTCGATCGACCCCATGGACGCGCTGCGGCCCGACTAG
- a CDS encoding BlaI/MecI/CopY family transcriptional regulator: MAPASKPTAAELEILAVLWEQGPSTVRQVYDALAARRDTGYTTVLKLMQIMAEKGLVSRDESVRAHRYQAQRPRQETQRQLLADLIDKAFSGSPALLVQQALSMRRASGAEIAEIRRLLDETSTTKTRKRTK; this comes from the coding sequence ATGGCGCCTGCCTCGAAACCAACCGCCGCCGAGCTCGAAATCCTCGCCGTCCTGTGGGAGCAGGGCCCATCCACCGTGCGCCAGGTCTACGACGCACTCGCCGCCCGGCGCGACACCGGCTACACCACCGTACTCAAGCTCATGCAGATCATGGCCGAGAAGGGCCTCGTCTCCCGCGACGAGTCCGTTCGCGCCCATCGCTACCAGGCCCAGCGCCCGCGGCAGGAAACGCAGCGGCAGCTACTCGCGGACCTGATCGACAAGGCTTTCTCCGGGTCGCCGGCGCTGCTGGTCCAACAGGCGCTCTCGATGCGCAGGGCGAGCGGCGCCGAGATCGCCGAGATCCGCCGCCTTCTCGACGAAACCTCCACTACGAAAACGAGGAAACGAACCAAATGA
- a CDS encoding GWxTD domain-containing protein, which yields MIHGNATLAWALLHFLWQGALIATALAVALRFAASPRVRYALACAALAAMTLAVPVTCLTAAAPPAPIALPPDAPAPPTGGQDSFLNGAPRLIDFALPWVPAIWFLGAALFLLRLPRAAWSVRRATRGASPIDGHWNERLRHLAASLGVARTVRLLESTAGDGPWQSGIWRPVILAPAGMLAGMAPAAVEAILLHELAHIRRHDYLVNLIQSVVESLLFYHPAVWWVSSVIRREREHCCDDIAAARTEPAGYAQALLDLELRRGAPSIAAAAASGPLKARIERILSPSRSAASVSWPAIAAISAALAVFAAAPGQTPAPAPQPKPAAATPRPDPGPSPAPDPRDEEIRRLRAEIARLKAEATRATPGDREARELARRRAEQDREHAEVNRVEAGRAISRSVENYVERQVEQRIEQRLQAMLQRRDRNRAARPTSVPGPYGKWLDEDVAYIITAKERANFEALRADSDREKFVEEFWRRRDPDPSTPENPAKEEHYRRIAYANERFAEPGTPGWRTDRGRAYIRNGPPDEIEVHPGKFEAWRYRQGVEREIRFDGEGRRTP from the coding sequence ATGATTCACGGAAACGCCACCCTCGCCTGGGCCCTGCTGCACTTCCTGTGGCAGGGCGCGCTCATCGCCACCGCGCTCGCCGTCGCTCTGCGGTTCGCCGCGTCCCCGCGCGTCCGGTACGCACTCGCTTGCGCCGCGCTTGCCGCGATGACGCTGGCCGTGCCGGTCACCTGCCTCACCGCGGCCGCGCCGCCCGCGCCCATTGCCCTTCCTCCCGACGCCCCAGCGCCGCCCACCGGCGGCCAGGATTCATTCCTGAACGGCGCCCCGAGGCTCATCGACTTCGCGCTCCCGTGGGTCCCGGCGATCTGGTTCCTTGGCGCGGCGCTGTTCCTGCTGCGTCTGCCGCGCGCTGCGTGGTCCGTCCGTCGCGCCACCCGCGGCGCGAGCCCCATCGACGGGCACTGGAACGAGCGGCTCCGTCATCTTGCGGCTTCGTTGGGAGTTGCTCGCACGGTACGCCTGCTCGAGTCAACGGCCGGCGATGGTCCCTGGCAGTCCGGCATATGGCGGCCGGTGATCCTTGCGCCCGCCGGCATGCTTGCCGGCATGGCGCCGGCCGCCGTCGAGGCGATCCTGCTGCACGAGCTAGCCCACATCCGCCGCCACGACTATCTGGTCAACCTCATCCAGAGCGTCGTCGAGAGCCTGCTCTTCTACCACCCGGCGGTCTGGTGGGTCTCCTCGGTGATCCGCCGCGAGCGCGAGCACTGCTGCGACGACATCGCCGCGGCCCGGACCGAACCGGCCGGATACGCCCAGGCGCTGCTCGACCTGGAACTTCGCCGGGGCGCACCCTCCATCGCCGCCGCTGCCGCAAGCGGGCCGCTGAAGGCACGCATCGAACGCATCCTTTCCCCGAGCCGGAGCGCTGCGTCGGTCTCCTGGCCCGCTATCGCCGCCATCTCGGCTGCGCTCGCCGTGTTCGCCGCGGCTCCCGGCCAGACCCCGGCCCCCGCACCGCAGCCGAAGCCCGCCGCCGCTACTCCGCGCCCGGACCCCGGGCCGAGCCCCGCGCCGGACCCGCGCGACGAAGAGATCCGCCGGCTACGCGCTGAAATCGCACGATTGAAGGCGGAGGCCACTCGCGCCACGCCGGGCGACCGCGAGGCCCGGGAACTCGCCCGCCGGCGCGCCGAACAGGACCGCGAGCACGCCGAGGTCAACCGTGTAGAAGCCGGGCGCGCGATCTCGCGATCGGTCGAGAATTACGTCGAGCGCCAAGTGGAACAACGTATCGAGCAGCGGCTGCAGGCGATGCTGCAGCGCCGGGACCGGAACCGCGCCGCTCGCCCCACTTCCGTTCCCGGTCCCTACGGAAAGTGGCTCGACGAAGACGTCGCCTACATCATCACCGCGAAAGAGCGCGCCAATTTCGAAGCGCTCCGCGCGGACTCCGATCGCGAAAAGTTCGTCGAGGAGTTCTGGCGCCGGCGCGACCCGGATCCCTCGACGCCCGAGAACCCGGCCAAGGAAGAGCACTACCGCCGCATCGCCTATGCCAACGAGCGCTTCGCCGAACCAGGCACGCCGGGCTGGCGGACCGACCGCGGCCGCGCCTACATCCGCAACGGCCCGCCCGACGAGATCGAGGTGCATCCGGGCAAGTTCGAAGCGTGGCGCTACCGCCAGGGCGTGGAACGCGAGATTCGGTTTGACGGCGAAGGCCGCCGCACTCCGTAG
- a CDS encoding ABC transporter ATP-binding protein, with protein MEAILETRALVKTAETPTHRVEILRGIDLAIPRGEIVAIMGPSGSGKSTLLGLLAGLDTPTSGQVFIDGVEISALREDDLASIRGRKIGFVFQSYQLIPTLTAEENVLLPHELNREGDGIERARELLEIVGLGDRRDHYPVQLSGGEQQRVALARAFMARPPILMADEPTGNLDTTNGRHVLDLLLELNRRERTTLVLVTHDQDLASHAQRRVVLRDGRVESDERVR; from the coding sequence GTGGAGGCGATCCTCGAAACGCGAGCGCTGGTCAAGACGGCCGAGACGCCCACCCATCGTGTGGAGATTCTGCGCGGCATCGATCTCGCGATCCCGCGCGGGGAGATCGTCGCGATCATGGGGCCGTCGGGCAGCGGGAAGAGCACTCTCCTCGGACTGCTGGCCGGGCTCGACACGCCGACCTCGGGACAGGTGTTCATCGATGGCGTGGAGATCTCCGCGCTGCGCGAAGACGATCTCGCTTCGATCCGCGGCCGCAAGATCGGATTCGTGTTTCAGAGCTACCAGTTGATCCCGACGCTGACGGCCGAGGAGAACGTGCTGCTTCCGCATGAGCTGAACCGGGAGGGCGATGGGATCGAGCGGGCGCGCGAGCTGCTCGAGATTGTCGGCTTGGGGGACCGGCGCGATCACTATCCGGTGCAGCTTTCCGGCGGCGAGCAGCAGCGCGTGGCGCTGGCCCGCGCATTCATGGCGCGGCCGCCGATCCTGATGGCCGACGAGCCGACCGGAAACCTCGATACGACCAACGGGCGTCACGTGCTGGACCTGCTGCTCGAACTGAACCGGCGCGAGCGAACGACGCTCGTGCTGGTGACGCACGACCAGGACCTCGCCTCGCACGCGCAGCGGCGTGTTGTGCTGCGCGACGGGCGGGTGGAGTCCGACGAGCGGGTGCGATAG